A section of the Malania oleifera isolate guangnan ecotype guangnan chromosome 2, ASM2987363v1, whole genome shotgun sequence genome encodes:
- the LOC131147670 gene encoding cysteine-rich repeat secretory protein 38-like, with protein sequence MSSSASVPFFYLLSFALLLQAQTILGDDPLYYICSKAGKPFPKNGTYDTNLKKVLDNLSMNAPKTGFANSSAGGGKDNVAFGLALCRGDTNFTDCKNCIADARTELHNQCGNNRSAIVWYDYCLLKYSDKSFFGMVDEKNRVYLINVFNLTNSTSFVNTTLDFLSGLSQRAVKSEKLYYAGEAELCEFLTLYGLVQCSRDLTTENCTKCLDDAIADLPKYSANRQGGRTLYASCNVRYEIYPFVKDD encoded by the coding sequence ATGTCTTCCTCAGCCTCTGTACCTTTTTTCTATCTTCTCTCTTTTGCTCTCCTTCTCCAAGCCCAAACCATCCTCGGAGATGACCCTCTCTACTACATCTGCTCAAAGGCTGGAAaacctttccccaaaaatggaACCTACGACACCAACTTGAAGAAGGTCTTGGACAATCTCTCCATGAATGCCCCTAAAACAGGCTTCGCCAACAGCTCGGCCGGTGGCGGCAAAGACAACGTAGCCTTCGGCCTCGCCCTATGCCGCGGCGACACCAATTTTACCGACTGCAAAAACTGCATCGCCGACGCGAGGACGGAGCTCCACAACCAGTGCGGGAACAACAGAAGCGCGATCGTATGGTACGACTACTGTCTTTTGAAGTATTCCGACAAGTCGTTCTTCGGCATGGTCGACGAGAAGAACAGGGTCTACCTGATTAACGTGTTCAATCTCACCAATTCAACTTCATTCGTCAACACGACCCTTGATTTTCTAAGTGGTCTTTCCCAACGGGCTGTTAAGTCTGAAAAGCTATATTACGCCGGAGAAGCAGAGCTGTGTGAATTTCTGACGCTGTATGGGTTGGTTCAGTGCTCAAGGGACCTAACAACTGAAAATTGTACCAAGTGTTTGGATGATGCAATAGCTGATCTGCCCAAGTATAGTGCGAATAGGCAAGGAGGGAGGACTTTGTATGCGAGTTGCAACGTAAGATACGAAATTTATCCCTTTGTTAAAGATgactga